From one Montipora capricornis isolate CH-2021 chromosome 10, ASM3666992v2, whole genome shotgun sequence genomic stretch:
- the LOC138021654 gene encoding uncharacterized protein encodes MPGDAAYLWDALQSSMLVDKELGSAVGDDHKYLEALAEKYKNASSWDTRRQVLSIMADLVPFKRLQRYLTGITEYRVKIARQHKNVFGRGVPLPLKYSPRMRVDPSQLDHILTFITSPHIIQELQFGQKYMKLSTGEVVETPNVIRNMIPERIVIQYTQYCEEAGFQPFGRTTMLTILSSCSATVRKSLQSIDYIAAQGSKAFDDLCHVVRRLEECRILKRDVAGQWKSCLKNGKHYLKSDYKVFKN; translated from the coding sequence ATGCCAGGGGATGCAGCATATTTATGGGATGCACTGCAGTCGTCAATGCTTGTGGACAAAGAGCTTGGATCTGCAGTTGGTGACGACCACAAATACCTTGAAGCCCTggcagaaaaatacaaaaatgcaTCCTCGTGGGATACAAGAAGGCAAGTTTTGTCGATAATGGCTGATCTAGTCCCTTTCAAACGCCTTCAGAGGTACTTGACTGGTATCACTGAGTACCGAGTGAAAATTGCGCGCCAGCACAAAAATGTGTTTGGTCGGGGCGTTCCCCTTCCATTGAAGTATAGTCCCCGAATGAGAGTAGATCCTAGCCAACTTGACCATATTTTGACATTTATAACGAGTCCGCACATCATACAAGAACTCCAATTTGGACAGAAATACATGAAGTTATCAACTGGTGAGGTTGTGGAGACACCTAATGTAATTCGTAATATGATTCCGGAACGAATTGTAATCCAGTATACCCAATACTGCGAAGAAGCCGGATTCCAGCCTTTTGGACGCACAACGATGTTAACCATCCTCTCAAGCTGTAGTGCCACTGTGAGAAAGTCGTTGCAGAGTATCGACTACATTGCCGCACAAGGAAGTAAGGCCTTTGACGATCTTTGCCATGTGGTGAGGAGACTAGAAGAATGCAGGATATTGAAGAGAGATGTCGCTGGACAATGGAAAAGTTGTCTGAAGAACGGGAAGCACTATCTAAAGTCGGATTATAAGGTATTCAAGAATTAG
- the LOC138021421 gene encoding beta-2 adrenergic receptor-like — protein sequence MLSLSNASRIFNSSKSGDNCSSDPEPYVPPSVEVFTASVIVVLALIGALVVVVNGLVISMVYKKKTLRSFTNLFLGSLALSDLVTGLLGVPLLLVCINMIRADICISSVILFRFTGISSICHVLLIAFDRYFAIVHPYRRAAQMTKRRAICAICLVWVFACLSSAIQLSWDNLNFGDASESEESVDINIGYSIICLVLFFLVPLLLMCFIYGRIFYISFKIAKNDRHLQDALHRGSRAVHREWRGRSVLVIMVVIFAGCWLPFFLAMLNDHSSEPDPTPSLVWVQRLLSVLGFIPPLTNPLLCTLAKKDFRQVLRGMIFKHKCRQKYRERAHDPLHHYAARSSQSESIIKTTTL from the coding sequence ATGCTGTCTTTATCAAATGCTTCCCGGATCTTCAATTCCTCAAAATCTGGAGATAATTGCTCTAGCGATCCTGAACCCTACGTACCCCCATCGGTTGAAGTTTTTACTGCGTCAGTGATCGTAGTTTTAGCCCTGATTGGCGCACTCGTTGTCGTGGTTAATGGTCTTGTAATCTCTATGgtctacaaaaagaaaactttgaggTCGTTTACGAACTTGTTTCTCGGTTCGTTAGCGCTCTCCGATCTCGTGACTGGCTTGTTGGGAGTTCCTCTCCTTTTGGTGTGTATTAACATGATAAGAGCAGACATATGCATATCTTCCGTCATTTTATTTCGATTCACCGGTATTTCGTCAATTTGTCATGTTCTTCTCATTGCCTTTGATCGTTATTTCGCGATAGTACATCCATATAGGCGCGCGGCACAAATGACAAAAAGGCGCGCAATCTGTGCTATCTGCTTGGTTTGGGTGTTTGCGTGTTTATCCTCCGCCATTCAATTATCATGGGATAACTTGAACTTTGGCGACGCCTCAGAATCTGAAGAGTCCGTCGATATCAACATTGGATACAGTATAATCTGCCTAGTACTCTTCTTCCTTGTTCCTCTACTGCTGATGTGCTTCATCTATGGACGTATATTCTACATCTCCTTTAAGATTGCCAAAAATGATCGCCATCTGCAAGACGCCCTGCATCGGGGATCTCGTGCCGTTCATCGTGAGTGGCGAGGCCGAAGTGTGTTGGTGATAATGGTTGTAATTTTTGCGGGCTGTTGGCTACCATTTTTCTTGGCTATGTTGAATGATCATTCCAGCGAACCAGATCCAACTCCATCTCTTGTTTGGGTTCAGCGTTTGCTTTCTGTTCTTGGCTTTATTCCTCCACTTACAAATCCGCTGTTATGCACGTTGGCCAAGAAAGATTTCCGACAAGTTTTACGAGGGATGATCTTCAAACACAAATGCCGTCAAAAATACCGGGAGAGGGCACACGATCCTCTTCATCACTACGCTGCGCGTAGCTCGCAAAGCGAGTCAATAATTAAAACAACGACACTATGA
- the LOC138020228 gene encoding uncharacterized protein → MEEAVIVNGNPNRKNIAYSVQTVSGGANNTFAPFIEELRKNGTSSERVIIYCQTIKVVSHVYGVFKGDLGGDMYVIQGDPKSSMVEMYHSRIDELNQENIVADLAKSDVNISLLISTIAYGMGVNCQGVRTIIHYGPSRNIEAYHQESGRAGRDTPALCTAVMLYSNVMLKYCDDDIKEYAHNNTLCRREALLLHFDANFSDVEKPGKPHECCDVCQRSCKCNGDSCSFVYFPSLKSSSSSEPVLQERKVSCNQLKKLHAKLVYLKTSFSKDVLDTASVKNAALFTSPELLSGFGDTQIDQALTNCQYLFSVADVHKYVDIWDPSVAKEIMVAIQQLFSDTNFEDNFSEEEDSNFFSFVFWGSEQEEELFHNLPEEFFLSVENSDSDSDN, encoded by the coding sequence ATGGAAGAAGCAGTCATTGTTAATGGGAATCCGAATCGAAAGAACATTGCTTATTCTGTTCAAACTGTCAGTGGTGGGGCAAACAACACCTTTGCTCCTTTTATAGAAGAGTTGAGAAAGAATGGGACAAGTTCCGAAAGAGTTATTATTTACTGTCAAACAATAAAAGTTGTCTCACATGTTTACGGAGTGTTTAAGGGTGATTTGGGTGGTGACATGTATGTCATACAAGGAGATCCTAAGAGCAGTATGGTGGAGATGTACCATTCCAGAATTGATGAACTTAATCAGGAGAATATTGTTGCTGACTTGGCCAAATCAGATGTCAACATTAGCCTTTTAATTTCAACAATTGCATATGGAATGGGAGTGAACTGTCAAGGAGTTAGGACCATAATCCATTATGGTCCTTCAAGGAACATTGAAGCCTACCACCAGGAGAGTGGCAGAGCAGGAAGAGACACACCTGCTCTGTGCACTGCAGTGATGCTTTATTCCAATGTCATGCTCAAATATTGTGATGATGATATTAAGGAATATGCACACAACAACACACTATGCCGTAGGGAAGCTTTGCTTTTGCATtttgatgcaaatttcagtgacGTGGAAAAACCTGGCAAGCCTCATGAATGTTGTGATGTGTGCCAGAGAAGTTGCAAGTGTAATGGCGAttcatgttcttttgtttattttccatcaCTGAAGTCTTCGTCTTCATCAGAGCCTGTCTTACAAGAGAGAAAAGTCAGTTGTAATCAACTTAAAAAGCTCCATGCAAAGTTAGTGTATCTTAAAACATCATTTTCCAAAGATGTCCTTGACACTGCTTCAGTCAAGAATGCTGCCTTATTTACCTCACCTGAACTTCTGTCTGGTTTCGGTGACACCCAAATTGATCAGGCATTAACAAATTGTCAGTATCTTTTTTCTGTTGCTGATGTCCACAAGTATGTGGACATTTGGGATCCAAGTGTCGCAAAAGAGATAATGGTTGCAATTCAGCAACTTTTTAGTGACACcaattttgaagacaatttcTCTGAAGAGGAAGATTcaaatttttttagttttgttttttggggttCTGAGCAAGAAGAAGAACTTTTTCACAACCTCCCAGAGGAATTTTTCCTTAGTGTAGAAAATTCAGATTCTGACAGTGATAATTAA